From the genome of Spinacia oleracea cultivar Varoflay chromosome 2, BTI_SOV_V1, whole genome shotgun sequence, one region includes:
- the LOC110785087 gene encoding uncharacterized membrane protein At1g16860 isoform X1, with protein sequence MENTGETAATTTLAVSENPENSKKQETEKVMNGISSSSCSSSDAATHYYISIPRTSIYILVFLFIIGVGVSLFILIEVHNALFFLASLSLSSIVASFLIWNTICFRRNTSLLRFLRSFPVSNLRFARHGQLVKITGPVSCGDVSLETSYEKVGRCVYTSTLLYEYIGFGFKALNVKQPFLWRLADSERVCTDFYISDENSGIRTLVKGGYGCRLIPLIVESKLVYTSKNRILSPDLTKWLTDRNLATNSRVIRLEEGYIKEGDCVTVLGMLHRGGDDIAMVVQPPELISTGCLWQRLLLPVNFDGLLLGLL encoded by the exons ATGGAAAACACAGGTgaaacagcagcaacaacaacactagCAGTTTCAGAAAACCCAGAAAACTCAAAAAAGCAAGAAACAGAGAAAGTGATGAATGGCATCTCCTCCTCTTCTTGTTCATCCTCAGATGCAGCAACACATTACTACATTTCAATCCCAAGAACATCAATTTACATTCTAGTATTTCTCTTTATAATCGGTGTTGGAGTTTCACTCTTCATCCTTATTGAAGTTCACAATGCCCTCTTCTTCCTcgcttctctttctctctcctccattgttGCCTCCTTTCTTATCTGGAATACTATCTGCTTCCGCCGCAACACCTCCCTCCTCCGCTTCCTCCGCTCCTTTCCTGTCTCCAACCTCCGCTTCGCCCGTCATGGCCAGCTCGTCAAAATTACTGGG CCAGTTTCATGCGGTGATGTTTCATTAGAAACATCTTATGAGAAGGTTGGTAGATGCGTTTACACGTCTACTCTTTTGTATGAATATATAGGATTTGGATTCAAGGCTTTGAATGTTAAACAACCATTTCTTTGGAGATTAGCCGATTCTGAG AGAGTCTGTACAGATTTCTACATATCTGACGAAAACTCAGGTATCCGAACTTTGGTAAAAGGTGGATATGGATGTAGACTCATTCCCCTTATCGTTGAGAGCAAGCTTGTATACACAAGTAAAAACAGAATTCTATCCCCCGACTTGACAAAATGGCTAACAGACAGAAACCTTGCAACCAATTCTCGGGTGATACGCCTTGAAGAAGG CTATATAAAAGAAGGTGACTGTGTTACTGTCCTAGGCATGCTGCATAGAGGTGGTGATGATATTGCAATGGTTGTTCAGCCACCAGAACTCATCTCTACAGGTTGTCTGTGGCAAAGACTACTCTTACCTGTCAATTTCGACGGCCTTCTTCTCGGCCTCCTCTGA
- the LOC110785087 gene encoding uncharacterized membrane protein At1g16860 isoform X2: MENTGETAATTTLAVSENPENSKKQETEKVMNGISSSSCSSSDAATHYYISIPRTSIYILVFLFIIGVGVSLFILIEVHNALFFLASLSLSSIVASFLIWNTICFRRNTSLLRFLRSFPVSNLRFARHGQLVKITGPVSCGDVSLETSYEKVGRCVYTSTLLYEYIGFGFKALNVKQPFLWRLADSERVCTDFYISDENSGIRTLVKGGYGCRLIPLIVESKLVYTSKNRILSPDLTKWLTDRNLATNSRVIRLEEGHAA, from the exons ATGGAAAACACAGGTgaaacagcagcaacaacaacactagCAGTTTCAGAAAACCCAGAAAACTCAAAAAAGCAAGAAACAGAGAAAGTGATGAATGGCATCTCCTCCTCTTCTTGTTCATCCTCAGATGCAGCAACACATTACTACATTTCAATCCCAAGAACATCAATTTACATTCTAGTATTTCTCTTTATAATCGGTGTTGGAGTTTCACTCTTCATCCTTATTGAAGTTCACAATGCCCTCTTCTTCCTcgcttctctttctctctcctccattgttGCCTCCTTTCTTATCTGGAATACTATCTGCTTCCGCCGCAACACCTCCCTCCTCCGCTTCCTCCGCTCCTTTCCTGTCTCCAACCTCCGCTTCGCCCGTCATGGCCAGCTCGTCAAAATTACTGGG CCAGTTTCATGCGGTGATGTTTCATTAGAAACATCTTATGAGAAGGTTGGTAGATGCGTTTACACGTCTACTCTTTTGTATGAATATATAGGATTTGGATTCAAGGCTTTGAATGTTAAACAACCATTTCTTTGGAGATTAGCCGATTCTGAG AGAGTCTGTACAGATTTCTACATATCTGACGAAAACTCAGGTATCCGAACTTTGGTAAAAGGTGGATATGGATGTAGACTCATTCCCCTTATCGTTGAGAGCAAGCTTGTATACACAAGTAAAAACAGAATTCTATCCCCCGACTTGACAAAATGGCTAACAGACAGAAACCTTGCAACCAATTCTCGGGTGATACGCCTTGAAGAAGG GCATGCTGCATAG
- the LOC110786696 gene encoding homeobox-leucine zipper protein ATHB-12, which yields MMFDEGEYYSPSDVFSCINSLPNSKKSKMMNKRRFTDEQVKSLESIFENETKLEPKKKVQVARELGLQPRQVAIWFQNKRARFKSKQLEKEYTTLKSSYNSLAKRFEDLKKEKQSLLVQIEKLKDEAEKKSSNTNSIERAAEDEDEKSKSVKKRDEYEVKPALSLEGSEYGGCSMISDEGSSENTNYFGMEEETELLKLVQPVVVDSSLTSGEGWDDLRPDGLFDQAVDSCQWWDFWS from the exons ATGATGTTTGATGAAGGGGAATACTACTCACCCTCAGATGTATTTAGTTGCATAAACTCCCTCCCAAATTCAAAAAAGTCGAAAATGATGAACAAGAGAAGGTTCACTGATGAACAAGTGAAGTCACTTGAATCAATTTTCGAGAATGAGACTAAACTCGAACCAAAGAAGAAGGTCCAAGTGGCTCGAGAACTCGGGTTGCAACCTCGACAGGTTGCAATCTGGTTCCAAAACAAGCGAGCTCGGTTCAAGTCTAAGCAACTTGAGAAAGAATACACCACTTTGAAGTCGAGTTACAACTCCCTTGCTAAACGGTTTGAGGACCTTAAGAAAGAGAAGCAATCCCTACTTGTTCAG ATAGAGAAGTTAAAAGATGAAGCAGAGAAGAAGAGTAGTAATACAAACAGCATTGAAAGAGCAGCAGAGGATGAAGACGAGAAATCAAAGAGTGTAAAAAAGAGAGATGAATATGAAGTAAAACCGGCTTTATCATTAGAAGGATCGGAATATGGAGGTTGTAGCATGATATCAGACGAAGGATCGAGCGAAAACACGAATTATTTCGGGATGGAAGAAGAGAcggaattattaaaattggtaCAACCAGTAGTAGTTGATAGTTCTTTAACATCAGGTGAAGGTTGGGATGATCTTCGACCTGATGGTTTGTTTGATCAAGCTGTTGATAGTTGCCAATGGTGGGACTTTTGGTCTTAA